The genomic window tttagcttttatttaattttttaattgggcTACTAGTTTATTTTGATGTTATCATgttattttgaatattttgcTATTAACGGAACTATCCTTGTTAGGGTTGAGACACTATAAATAGTTTTATTTATGTTTATTCGGTTCTTATCAATATATAAAATCTCAAGATTATTTCTCCGGTTGGAGTCTAGGTTTTCTCCTTATTTTTTGAAGGATTTCATCttgtatgaatttttatttttattttccaaTGCTACGTCAATTATACCgtaatgaatttttgatgaacttgaGACATATCTCTTGATAGAAGGAATATAGGATGCAAACAGTTTATGACCAGAGTTGAAATCAGAATTTGAATCAAAATATATTAGAAGGGGAATCAAAATGGCCATATTTCTTTATTCATGGCTAGAATCGAGATCAAAGTTGAACTGAAATCAGGATTGGATTTTAAAGAAATATTGGGGTATTCCTACTTCTCCTAGACTAGGTATGAAAATTGATCTCTTTCTGATCAAATGGTTAAAGTAAAAGTTATCCATTCTATTATTATCCTCGTTTGAAGGCTCAAACTCTTTTCAACTAAATGCACCCCTAGTTCTTGCATCTTAACTCCCAATTTGTACCGAGCAAATCAACGTCCGTTTGAagggtttttttttaaaaaaaaaaatcttgaactaCTCAATAATGACTTGGAGTCGCATTCCATCCACATCACTATTTGTGGTACATCATGGACGGCATATGGTTGGCCTTTGCTTGTGGCTCGAAGCTCAGCAGGACTTTTATGGCGCATAAAAGTTGCAGCAACAGTGATGATGAGGACCTCATAAAATAATCTCTGACAATGATTTTCTGCTGGAGATCAACTTCATGCATTAAATCAAATTGGTTGGAAACAATAAATTACAAATAGGAATTTTTGAAGGTTTTCATTGCAATAGTTGGAATAATAAAATAACCAATCAGTacgttaaaaatttatatattgtagCATCACAAAAGGAGACAAAAAGGAGAAAATAATCTAAGAAGATTTAGACATATTTGGCTTGAGCCACAAATATTCCTGCAAGCAGGGGGCCACAAATATTGTTTGTAGATTCACCGAAGCATGACGAGCAGAGAAGATTCTTGGAGGAAGTAATAGATCACTTAGTAAAAGCTTTTTGGGACCATGCCGCATAGAGATACCTAAATTAGAGGAATAAAGCTAGTTACTAGTGTTACAATGGTCATTCATCTTCTCAGTAGATTATTTTCGAAGGATTTCGTTTTCCTTTCGTAATCTGATCTTAATTTTTCATAACTGAAAATCAAACATGTGAGATGGAAAGTAATTAACGTGATTTACAATACTCTGAGGTTAAAAATAGAGGGAAGATTCTTAAAGATCAAGTCGCGTGAaccaagtttaattcaaaaatgctGCGAGTTAGGACATCTTTGATGTGTTGACCAAGCTAATCATCTCCTACGAAATGAACCCTAGCTAGTTCATGGGCAGAATCATTTCTTCTGCTAGTGTTGGAATGAATCATGGCGAAGTCAGTGGTCCTCActcaccaaaaaaaagaaaatttccaCTTCAACTTCTCACTGATACCCTAACTCCCCTCCTCAGTAGTTGCTCTCCTCATTATTACCTCCCAAGAAATCCACCACTAGAGCTCATCCTCGAATTTTACCCACATGAACTTAGGGATTTCAACTGCTCTGAAAGttccctctcttctttttctttttccactAACCAGATCGCCTGTGCAAGAAGAATCTCCTCCCCTCCTCCTTTTAATATATATCAGCACTCTCCCCAGTGCGGTGGGTGGGATAAAGGCTCCAAAACGTGGAACGTGGCTGGCTGGCCCATGTAAGTTTGGCCTCTATGAGCTTCTAATACTTTAGGACAACCTTCAAGATAatgttcttttcctctcttttgacCCTCCCTTTTATTATGGCCCTCGTTTGTCTTTTTTCAGATTCTACATGCTAAAGAGACCAAAAGCATTGAGACCAAAAGAGCTACGTACGCCCTCCCAACCCTTAGATTCCTTTCGGAGCCATCGAATCGTCTGGTAGGACCAAAACAAACGCGTAAATCCCGCCCTCTGCAACCCATACATTAGTTGGTAAAGAGGAGCCCAACAACAAGAAGAGGACCGCTAACTTTTCTCTAACgcagaagagagagaagggagcagGAAAACAATGGGTAACTGCGTGTTCAGAGGTTTTGGAGAGAGGAATGGGTTGATGATAAAGGTGGTGACGTGCAACGGCGGCATGATGGAGCTCTATCCTCCGGTCACCGTGGAGTGCATCACCAATGGGTTCCCCGGCCACGGCATCTTTCGGAGCCGTGACCTCTTCTCCAAGCCGCTTCTTCACAACGAAGAGCTCGTCGGAGGAGAATTGTACTATCTCCGCCACCTCAAAGACTCCCACAAGGGCCTACCCTCACACGTCGCTCCTTATCGCGTGTCCTTCGACCACCATGGGTTTTGGAGAAGGCAAGACATGGACATGGTGCCCAGGTTTCATGCCAACGGTGGCAACGGAGGTGGGGTTGGTGGAATGTGGAAGGTGAAGCTAGTGATAAGCCCCGCGCAGCTCCATGAAATCCTGTCTCAGGAGTCACACACCGAGGCATTGATAGAGAGCATGAGGACGGTAGCCAAGTGTGGCAGTGGCGCCACATCAGTGGCAGGCTCGGATCAGTGGAGCTTGGCTGGCAGTCGGAAGACTGCTTCAGAAAGCATGGATTAGCAGGCTGAGGaaagattttttttgtttttgttcttAGGGTTGTGATATAAATAAGATGACAAGAAGTTAATGTTAATACTCActgtttccctttttttttcatgTTACTGGGATAGCTTGGTGTCCTGTGaaacttttcttttgcttttcctCCTTTTGCTTTCTGCGGTGTTGTTGTCGGTATCATGGGTGCATGTGGAGCTGTACTTTGTTATtatgttttcttctttctttttctttttcttttttttcctttctcttttccttGGGAAGAAGAATGGAAACGTAGAGACTGACGAAGGAATCATGGAAGATGGATTGGCTTTTTCCCTTGATCTGCAAGTTTCTGGGGAGGGGTTTATAACTAATCACCAAAGGGTTCATGatatctttctatttttctttccacaaaaaagtaaatttGGATGTGAAGGATCACGCGGATTCCTATACCATCTTGGTTTAATATCGAAGCAGCATAGACAGGGATCGAGTCTGGATGTTACCCGAGGCGCACAACAGATGGTATGGAGCTCCCCAACTTTTAAAAGGggtttcaccaaaaaaaatttgctGGACTGTTAAGTGTATTCGACGGTCGTAACATTCAGTGCACTGTGAAAGTGTGAATGAACATTAAACCTTCTACAGCGACCAAGGGTGAACGTACAGATCAGTACAACCATTATTGATGAAGCAACATTTTGGTTTCGAGCAAGTGTAGCGTCTTTTAATACGAAAACGTATAAAACCAACATCTTTTTGTTTGATATCAAAACTTTTCGGGACTTGGTTCGGTTCGCAAAGACGGGAGGTGAAACGAAGTCTCATGGTTAATTGAAGTTTTTCAATGatactaataattattattattatttttataaaaataagattttcatattttataaaaaaaattttgtagaaCATGAAAAAGCCTAGTTTCTACCGCTTaagaattggattttttttttcaaatgtacCCTAAATTAAACttttaaataaaattgaataagatatttttttaataaaaatataataaatattttatatatttttttaaaaaaataaaatttcaataaaatataaactattctaaaatatatcattttttttatgaccAATCTAACATCCAAACAAAGTGAATTTTCGTTGTTATATGTTAAATCCTCACTATGAGTAGAAACAAGCATAAGCCATGTCTGTACCATCCTGCCATCATGACGTGGATCCATGACATTTCAGAGTAGCCCATTGAGTCTTTTCTAACATCACCTTATAATCATATGGAGATGCGGGTGTTGTTAagatatgatgatatttttttctgcattttttttttggagaaatagATAATAGAGTGACGATGCAATTATtgatatgattaatctaataaaGATTAGATCGAATCTCATGGGATAGTTTAATGGGATTGGAACATTTTTATATGATCATGAGTGGATTTAGTGGGGTTGGATCAATTGTATGTTTATGTAATTCTAATGTGGACAAGACACATAGTGCACAAGTTTTTCCTCCAATAATATCTCATTTTACATGGTACCCGAACCACCAATCTATTGTTACAACATCATCAGGAGCAGCTGAATAGAATAATAGAAAATAAGACCATTATAGCATACTAAGATTAAATGTGGTTCATTTGAAATTCAGGCTAAGTGACAGATCCACTATAATAAACAAAGCATAGGGCCTTTTACAAGTactcaccaaaaaaaaatagatctagaGGATCTTGCCAAAAAATTTAACATATAAGAACGCATACCCAAAAGACTGTCAAGATaaggagaataaaataaaaattgaagaaaattaattttcttttccTCTATCTAGAGAAAATACAAGAAAGATTAATCTAGAAAGGGGATCTTGTCAAGAAATTTAATACATAAGAAACACATCCCCAAGAGACTGTCAAGATAAGGAGAATAAGATAAAAATCGAagaagagtaattttttcttctcctttatcactcctctctctttcttctctttctcatcctctcatcttctctcttttctctttttttctttcactagCTCAAGAGTTGCAGGATGATTTTGCACCTCAAAAGACAATAAAGTTATTGAAAATAAATAGAAAGTTTGACTCCGACCAAGAGAAGGCCTTGATATGCAAGTTAGAAgccaattaaaaa from Elaeis guineensis isolate ETL-2024a chromosome 4, EG11, whole genome shotgun sequence includes these protein-coding regions:
- the LOC105042705 gene encoding uncharacterized protein, producing the protein MGNCVFRGFGERNGLMIKVVTCNGGMMELYPPVTVECITNGFPGHGIFRSRDLFSKPLLHNEELVGGELYYLRHLKDSHKGLPSHVAPYRVSFDHHGFWRRQDMDMVPRFHANGGNGGGVGGMWKVKLVISPAQLHEILSQESHTEALIESMRTVAKCGSGATSVAGSDQWSLAGSRKTASESMD